One Pseudobacteroides sp. genomic window, ATAAGCATTACAGGAGGATAAAATGAATTGGTGTGATTTGGTAGTTATAGGAATAATTTTGGGGTTTGCAGTTTATGGTATGTCTAAGGGATTTATTATGAGCGTATTCAAATTGCTGTCTTTTGTAATTTCTTTGGTGCTGGCATTTCTACTCTATCCGTATGTCTCCAAGTTTTTGATGGGAACAGCATTGCATGACAAGATAAAAGAAAAGATACTTGATACCTTGATACTTCAACAGTCAGGAACTTTAGCAGGAGCGAAAAATGCTGTGGCTGACAAAGTGGTGGAAAGCCTGAATGTACCAGGATTCTTAAAGGATGTAATAAAGAGTAAGTTTCCCGACCCTACCAAGCTTATAGATTTACAGCAGATAAATAATATTATAAGTGAAGAAATGACCAAAATCGTAATTTACGTTATAAGCATGATTCTTTTATATGTATTGGTAAGGGTCATACTGGTATTTGCAAAGTTCATACTGGGGGAAATATCAAAGCTGCCAGTCTTCAAACAGGTCGATAAGGTTGGGGGATTTGCATTCGGAGGAGTTGAAGGCTTTCTTACTGTCTATATAATATTTACAATATTAATGATATTCAGTGCGGCACCTAGCTTTAAAGGCCTATTCGATTCTTTGGAAGGTTCAGTTGTAGCTAAATATATCTTTGAGCATAATTTCATATTTAACCTGTTATCAGGAAAGGGATAACCTGGATAAAACAAATACTGGGAAAACCATAAATCTACTAAAAACACTGGACAGGGTTATATAAATCGTAGTAAAATATCTTTAATATAAATTCCAGATTATTTCTGGGTTAATAATTAGCCGGGTCAAACCCCCGGCTATTGTTTTAATGTCTAATGTATACAATAAGAGAGAGGACTATTTAAATATAGAACTGGAAAGTGAGGATTATGAATATGAGAAGTGATGTTGTAAAAAAAGGTATAGAAAGAGCACCTCACAGATCTTTGTTTAAAGCAATGGGATATACTGATGAGGAAATTAAACGCCCGCTGATTGGGGTTGTCAACTCAAAAAGTGAGATTGTACCGGGACATATCCATTTAGACCAGATTGCTCAAGCAGTAAAGGCAGGAATAAGGATGGCAGGAGGAACTCCTGTTGAATTTGGTTCAATAGGTGTTTGCGACGGTATTGCAATGGGTCATATGGGAATGAAGTATTCACTGGCAACAAGAGAGTTGATTGCCGATTCCTGCGAAGCAATGGGGCTTGCCCATAGCTTCGACGGAATGGTTTTTATTCCAAATTGTGACAAGATTGTACCTGGAATGCTTATGGCGGCGGCCAGAATAAATGCTCCCGCTATTGTAATAAGCGGTGGCCCCATGCTTTCACTGAACAAAAACGGTAAACAGCTGGATTTAAACAGTGTTTTCGAAGCAGTAGGCTCATATAAGGTAGGTAAAATAAATGAAGAAGAGCTGTGTGATATTGAAAACAGTGCATGTCCAGGGTGCGGATCATGTTCCGGTATGTTTACTGCAAATTCAATGAACTGTCTAACTGAGGTTCTTGGTCTAGGACTCCCGGGCAATGGTACAATACCTGCTGTATATGCCGAAAGAATCAGGCTTGCTAAAATGGCAGGTATGAAAATAATGGAGTTGGTTGAGAAAGATATAAAGCCTTCCGATATATTGACTCCTAAAGCATTTGAGAACGCCCTGGCTATGGATATGGCTCTTGGTTGTTCAACAAATTCAGTGCTTCATTTACCGGCAATAGCAAATGAAGTTGGTGTGGAAATTAACCTTGACATAATAAATGAGATCAGCAATAAGGTACCTAATCTGTGCAAGCTTGCACCATCAGGACACCATCACATACAAGACCTCTATGCTGCTGGAGGGGTACAGGCAGTTATGAAGGAACTAACTAAGAAAAACCTTCTGAATCTGGATTTGATAACTGTTACAGGTAAAACAGTAGGTGAAAATATTGAAAAGGCAAAGGTACTGGACAATGATGTTATAAGAGATATCGACAACCCATACAGTGCTACAGGCGGAATAGCCATACTAAAAGGTAATATAGCTCCCGACGGTGCTGCTGTCAAGCGTGCAGGTGTTGCAGCGGAAATGCTTGTCCACAAAGGTCCTGCAAGGGTGTTTGACTCGGAAGATGCAGCGATTGAAGCCATATATAACGGAAAAATAGTTAAGGGTGATGTTGTAATTATACGGTATGAAGGGCCTAAGGGTGGTCCCGGTATGAGAGAGATGCTCGGTCCTACATCGGCAATTGCAGGTATGGGTCTTGATAAGGATGTAGCACTTATAACGGACGGACGTTTCTCTGGTGCTACAAGAGGTGCTTCCATAGGTCATGCTTCACCTGAAGCTATGGAGGGCGGACCTATAGCAGCTGTAGAGGAAGGGGATATTATTAGCATTGATATAGTAAATGGGAAATTGGATGTTGATCTAAGTGACGAGGAAATTGCAAACAGGCTTAAGGATTGGACTGCTCCGGCTCCCAAGATAACAAAGGGGTACCTTGGAAGGTACTCTAAGCTTGTAAGCTCTGCAAGTACAGGTGCTGTTTTAAGTAAGAATGTATAATAACTAAAATGGAATAGGAGGAGAATAAAATGAAGTTGACCGGGGCACAAATATTAATTGAATGCCTTAAGGAGCACAATGTAGACACCATATTCGGTTTTCCCGGCGGTGCTGTTTTAAATATATATGATGCTTTGTATAAGGCAAAGGATGATATAAAGCATGTGTTGACATCACATGAGCAGGGTGCATCTCATGCGGCTGACGGCTATGCGAGAGCTACAGGCAAAGTGGGAGTATGTCTGGCCACCTCAGGGCCTGGTGCAACAAACCTTGTTACCGGTATAGCAACGGCGTATATGGATTCGGTGCCTATGGTTGCAATTACGGGACAGGTTGCCACAAGTCTTTTGGGAAGAGACTCTTTCCAAGAGGTTGATATAACAGGTATAACAATGCCGGTAACAAAGCATAACTATATTGTTAAGGACGTAGAAAAGCTGGCGGATATAGTCAGGGAAGCATTTTATATAGCAAGGGAAGGAAGGCCGGGACCTGTTCTCGTCGATATATGTAAGGATGTTACTGCGGCGGAGGCGGAATATGAAAGAAAAACGCCAAGGACTATTGAAGAAAGACCTATTGGAGTAACAGAGGATGAAATTGACCGTGCGGCAGAGATTATAAACAATGCAAAGAGTCCCTTTATACTGGCAGGCGGAGGAGTTACCATAGCCGGAGCAAATGAGGAGCTTCTAAAGCTTTCTGAGAAGTGCAAAATACCGGTGGCCAACACATTAATGGGGCTTGGGTCATTCCCGGGAACAAATGAGCTTTTTACAGGTCTCACAGGTATGCATGGCACAAGGACGTCAAATCTTGCAGTATCCGAATCGGATTTGTTCATCGCTATAGGTGCAAGGTTCAGTGACAGGGTTATAAGTAATGTTAAAAAGTTTGCACCTGATGCAAAGATAATGCATATAGATATAGACCCTGCAGAAATAGGCAAAAATATTGTAGTACATTACCCTTTAAGCGGGAATATTAAGAAGATATTAAAACACCTTATATCAAAGGTAGATAAGAAAAAGAAATCTGAATGGGCTGACAAGGTAATAGCCTGGAAAAAGGAATTTCCATTAAAATACCAGAACGATGGTATTTTACGGCCTCACTATATTATTGACAGAATTTATGAGCTCACCAAGGGCGATGCTATAATAACAACAGAGGTTGGCCAGAATCAGATTTGGGCAGCACAGATATACAAATACACAAACCAAAGGCAGTTTATTTCATCAGGTGGTTTGGGAACCATGGGATTCGGCCTCGGTGCATGTATTGGGGCACAGTTCGGCAGACCGGATAAGAAGGTTATCAATGTGGCAGGGGACGGAAGCTTTAGAATGAACCTGACTGAGCTTGCTACTGCAGTTGAATACAAGGTTCCTATAATTGTTGCACTCTTGAATAACCATGTTTTAGGTATGGTGAGACAGTGGCAGGAGCTTTTTTATGACAGCAGATTTTCATCTACAACAATAGATAGAGGTACTAACTTTGTTGCACTGGCGGAGGCATTTGGTGCAATAGGTATTAATGTAACAAAGCCTGAAGAAGTTGATGACGCTATTAAGAGAGCCCTGGTATCAAAAGACAGGCCTGTTGTTATTAATTTTGAAATTGACAGGGATGACAAGGTATTCCCCATAGTTCCGCCAGGAGCACCGATCAGCGAGCTTATTGAGGAATAAAAGTGATTTTATATTGAGTCAAGGCTAAAGCATGAATGAAAAATTACTTCCGCTTTTGAGCGGGTGTTGACGAGTTAAGTCAACACATGAGCAAAATTTATAGCGGAAGTTATTTTTTTGATCATTACTAAGGCAATAATTAAACAATTAAACTATAAAAACTAAATTTAGCCTTGACTTATAAAGAAATATGTGTTAAATTAATGATTGCACTGCAAAAAGGTCTTTTTTTTATGCATTGAAATTTTTACATAGATACGTTAATACAGGCTGGAGGTGTTTAAGAATGAGAGTAAAAATAACATTGGCATGTACTGATTGCAAGCAGAGAAACTACAACTCAATGAAAAATAAAAAGAATGATCCTGATAGACTTGAAATGAAAAAGTACTGCAGATTCTGCAGAAAGCATACTGATCATAAAGAAACAAAATAATTTTTTAGGAGATACACTTATGGCTGAAGAGGTAATGAAAAAAGAATCAAAGTTTTCAAATTTACAAAAAAGCCTTACCAGATTCTTCAAAGACGTAAAGAGTGAGCTTAAGAAGGTAATTTGGCCAAACAGAACGCAGCTTACAAACAATACGTTGACGGTTTTACTTGCCTGTCTTGTTATAGGAGCTATAATCTGGGCTGCAGATTTTGGTTTGCTTAAATTGGCAGGAGTAGTCTTTAAAGCAAGATAATTTTGAGGAGGGTATGAAGCTCTTAGCTTCGTAACAATATGTCAGAAGATGCTAAATGGTATGTAGTTCATACTTATTCCGGATACGAAAATAAGGTTAAGGCAAATTTGGAAAAAATTGTCGAAAATAGGAGTATGCAAGAATACATTCTTGATATTGTTGTTCCGATGGAAGAACAGATTGAAATCAAGGATGGTAAGAAAAAAGCTACTCTCAAAAAAGTATTCCCGGGATATGTATTAGTAAAAATGATTATGTCGGACGAGTCCTGGTATGTTGTTAGAAACACCAGAGGTGTGACCGGGTTTGTCGGTCCGGGTTCTAAGCCTGTTCCGCTCACAGATGAAGAAGTCAAGGCTATGGGAGTTGAAGAGTTCGCACCTGTAGTTGATTACGAAGTCGGTGATAACGTCAGAGTTGTCTCGGGACCACTTGAGAACTTTATTGGTCTTGTTGAAGAAATAAATATGGAAAAACGGAAAGTCCGCGTAGCAGTATCAATGTTTGGAAGAGAGACTCCAGTTGAACTGGAACTTGTCCAAATCAGCAAAATTTAGTTTCCAATAGTGTTACTGGTTGATTTATTAATTTGATTTATTGATCTTTGATGCTATTAAATAGTGCAATAGCACTTATATAAGGAATGCCTTAGAATAAATCCGTATTCACAAGGATAAAATCCTGACGATTTAGCGGGGTTTTGTACGATGAGAATCGGGTGTTAGTTCTTAGCCATTACTAAACATGCACAAAAATATAATTGGGAGGTGGATAATATGGCTAAAAAGATAACTGGCTATATTAAACTTCAGATTCCTGCGGGTAAAGCGACTCCGGCTCCACCGGTTGGACCAGCATTAGGACAGCATGGCGTTAACATTATGGGATTTTGTAAAGAGTTTAACGAAAAAACTGCAAAGGATATGGGATTAATAATTCCAGTAGTTATCACAGTATATGCAGACAGATCGTTCTCATTTATTACAAAGACTCCGCCAGCGGCTGTACTATTGAAAAAAGCTTGTAAAATTGAAAGCGGTTCAGGTAAGCCTAACAAGGAAAAAGTTGCTAAAATATCAAAGGATGAAGTAAGGAAAATAGCAGAATTAAAAATGCCTGACCTCAATGCAGCAAGCGTTGAAGCAGCGATTAGCATGATTGCA contains:
- the rplK gene encoding 50S ribosomal protein L11, with translation MAKKITGYIKLQIPAGKATPAPPVGPALGQHGVNIMGFCKEFNEKTAKDMGLIIPVVITVYADRSFSFITKTPPAAVLLKKACKIESGSGKPNKEKVAKISKDEVRKIAELKMPDLNAASVEAAISMIAGTARSMGIVVEE
- the ilvD gene encoding dihydroxy-acid dehydratase, which translates into the protein MRSDVVKKGIERAPHRSLFKAMGYTDEEIKRPLIGVVNSKSEIVPGHIHLDQIAQAVKAGIRMAGGTPVEFGSIGVCDGIAMGHMGMKYSLATRELIADSCEAMGLAHSFDGMVFIPNCDKIVPGMLMAAARINAPAIVISGGPMLSLNKNGKQLDLNSVFEAVGSYKVGKINEEELCDIENSACPGCGSCSGMFTANSMNCLTEVLGLGLPGNGTIPAVYAERIRLAKMAGMKIMELVEKDIKPSDILTPKAFENALAMDMALGCSTNSVLHLPAIANEVGVEINLDIINEISNKVPNLCKLAPSGHHHIQDLYAAGGVQAVMKELTKKNLLNLDLITVTGKTVGENIEKAKVLDNDVIRDIDNPYSATGGIAILKGNIAPDGAAVKRAGVAAEMLVHKGPARVFDSEDAAIEAIYNGKIVKGDVVIIRYEGPKGGPGMREMLGPTSAIAGMGLDKDVALITDGRFSGATRGASIGHASPEAMEGGPIAAVEEGDIISIDIVNGKLDVDLSDEEIANRLKDWTAPAPKITKGYLGRYSKLVSSASTGAVLSKNV
- a CDS encoding CvpA family protein; amino-acid sequence: MNWCDLVVIGIILGFAVYGMSKGFIMSVFKLLSFVISLVLAFLLYPYVSKFLMGTALHDKIKEKILDTLILQQSGTLAGAKNAVADKVVESLNVPGFLKDVIKSKFPDPTKLIDLQQINNIISEEMTKIVIYVISMILLYVLVRVILVFAKFILGEISKLPVFKQVDKVGGFAFGGVEGFLTVYIIFTILMIFSAAPSFKGLFDSLEGSVVAKYIFEHNFIFNLLSGKG
- the rpmG gene encoding 50S ribosomal protein L33, with protein sequence MRVKITLACTDCKQRNYNSMKNKKNDPDRLEMKKYCRFCRKHTDHKETK
- the ilvB gene encoding biosynthetic-type acetolactate synthase large subunit, which translates into the protein MKLTGAQILIECLKEHNVDTIFGFPGGAVLNIYDALYKAKDDIKHVLTSHEQGASHAADGYARATGKVGVCLATSGPGATNLVTGIATAYMDSVPMVAITGQVATSLLGRDSFQEVDITGITMPVTKHNYIVKDVEKLADIVREAFYIAREGRPGPVLVDICKDVTAAEAEYERKTPRTIEERPIGVTEDEIDRAAEIINNAKSPFILAGGGVTIAGANEELLKLSEKCKIPVANTLMGLGSFPGTNELFTGLTGMHGTRTSNLAVSESDLFIAIGARFSDRVISNVKKFAPDAKIMHIDIDPAEIGKNIVVHYPLSGNIKKILKHLISKVDKKKKSEWADKVIAWKKEFPLKYQNDGILRPHYIIDRIYELTKGDAIITTEVGQNQIWAAQIYKYTNQRQFISSGGLGTMGFGLGACIGAQFGRPDKKVINVAGDGSFRMNLTELATAVEYKVPIIVALLNNHVLGMVRQWQELFYDSRFSSTTIDRGTNFVALAEAFGAIGINVTKPEEVDDAIKRALVSKDRPVVINFEIDRDDKVFPIVPPGAPISELIEE
- the nusG gene encoding transcription termination/antitermination protein NusG codes for the protein MSEDAKWYVVHTYSGYENKVKANLEKIVENRSMQEYILDIVVPMEEQIEIKDGKKKATLKKVFPGYVLVKMIMSDESWYVVRNTRGVTGFVGPGSKPVPLTDEEVKAMGVEEFAPVVDYEVGDNVRVVSGPLENFIGLVEEINMEKRKVRVAVSMFGRETPVELELVQISKI
- the secE gene encoding preprotein translocase subunit SecE; the encoded protein is MAEEVMKKESKFSNLQKSLTRFFKDVKSELKKVIWPNRTQLTNNTLTVLLACLVIGAIIWAADFGLLKLAGVVFKAR